One window of Thermocoleostomius sinensis A174 genomic DNA carries:
- the mdh gene encoding malate dehydrogenase, with the protein MASSLAVCRPTRVSVIGAGNVGSTLAQRIVEHNLADVVLLDIVGGRPEGIALDLLEARGLEGHDRRIVGTTEYAATAGSDVVVITAGLPRKPGMSRDALTRANAQIVIEATRQAVAQSPEAIFIIVTNPLDVMTYLAWKVSKLPPPRVMGMAGILDSARFQVFIAKELGLSPIDIRTMVLGGHGDLMVPLPRYSTVSGIPITELMDASTIDRLVERTRNGGAEIVELLRTGGAFYAPASSAYTMVETILLNQPRLLPIAAYLQGEYGLNDLYLGVPARLGCGGVESILELKLTDEERIALHKSAESVRYTLEYALDLL; encoded by the coding sequence ATGGCTTCATCCTTAGCGGTTTGTCGGCCCACTCGTGTTTCAGTGATTGGTGCTGGCAATGTGGGCAGTACGTTGGCTCAACGCATTGTCGAACATAATTTGGCAGATGTAGTGCTGCTGGATATTGTGGGTGGGCGTCCAGAGGGCATTGCCTTGGATTTGCTGGAAGCAAGAGGGCTGGAAGGGCACGATCGCCGCATTGTAGGCACAACCGAATATGCCGCAACGGCTGGATCGGATGTGGTAGTGATTACGGCAGGATTGCCCCGCAAACCAGGGATGTCTCGCGATGCCCTGACTCGTGCTAATGCCCAAATTGTGATTGAAGCTACTCGGCAAGCAGTGGCGCAGTCTCCGGAGGCGATTTTTATCATCGTTACCAATCCGCTGGATGTGATGACGTATCTGGCATGGAAAGTGAGTAAATTGCCGCCGCCACGAGTCATGGGTATGGCGGGCATTCTGGATTCGGCCCGGTTTCAAGTGTTTATTGCCAAGGAATTGGGGCTATCGCCGATCGACATTCGTACAATGGTGTTAGGTGGACACGGTGATTTGATGGTGCCACTACCGCGCTATTCTACGGTGAGTGGTATACCTATTACGGAATTGATGGATGCGAGTACGATCGATCGCCTTGTGGAGCGTACCCGCAATGGAGGAGCCGAAATTGTAGAGTTGCTGAGAACGGGAGGAGCCTTTTATGCGCCCGCGTCCTCGGCCTACACAATGGTGGAAACAATTTTGCTGAATCAACCCCGCCTGCTACCGATCGCCGCCTACCTGCAAGGCGAATATGGGCTGAATGATTTGTACCTCGGTGTTCCAGCCCGCTTAGGCTGCGGGGGGGTAGAAAGCATCTTGGAACTGAAACTGACCGACGAGGAGCGCATCGCCCTGCACAAGTCTGCTGAGTCAGTGCGGTACACCCTAGAGTATGCGTTGGATTTACTGTAA
- a CDS encoding glycosyltransferase family 39 protein, translating to MPLRVLLIVAIAIGVGFRLIHLDRKIYWHDEVYTSMRAAGYTRREIDQALFQNALVAAPDLQTFQQLKPGSTNADTIRSLMIEDPQHPPLYFLMARYWMQWFGSSMTASRSLPAIVGLLGLPLMGLLALEVFASPTVALLATALLALSPFDVLFAQTARQYSLLTTVIIASSWLLLRWVRQVTWPRWTWYMLSVAIGLYVHPFFALTIIAHSTYILLMAIQGQPCQTPPQVESLYPQSSHQPGVEASHSSPFRSSVARGLSRIITWITTWRWSFMGRFLLAIVAALVLYFPWILVLSGNYQRASATTNWTRAEVGFDYLAKLWTLSFTALFNDIDFGFNNFLTYLFRLPHLLLILVALYAVYRWTAKSAKCFILTSVFVPFLLLVLPDLLLGGKRSAVSRYLIASYPGVQLAVTCLIGMGLNHIRSSVQRFWQWALCVSLMISIISCGISAQAQTWWNKDLSYYNAEVAAQVNAAAQTASPVVISDMGDDFTNMGDLISLSYELQDTVRLLLVSQPPDFSQLPDTDSIFVWRPSHQLQTELEKTWNLQTVNQPARLTKLTPKPIVGYSSN from the coding sequence ATGCCATTGCGGGTGCTGCTGATCGTTGCAATTGCCATCGGAGTTGGATTTCGGTTGATACATCTCGATCGCAAAATTTATTGGCACGATGAAGTTTATACCTCCATGCGGGCAGCGGGCTACACCCGACGAGAGATCGATCAAGCCCTGTTTCAGAACGCATTGGTGGCGGCTCCAGACCTTCAAACCTTTCAGCAGCTTAAACCCGGTAGCACCAACGCAGATACGATTCGATCGCTGATGATTGAGGACCCACAGCACCCGCCACTATATTTCCTGATGGCGCGGTATTGGATGCAGTGGTTTGGTAGTTCCATGACAGCATCTCGCAGCTTGCCGGCAATAGTGGGGCTTTTGGGGTTGCCCTTGATGGGGCTACTGGCGTTAGAGGTGTTTGCGTCTCCGACGGTGGCACTGTTGGCAACGGCGCTGTTGGCGCTGTCTCCGTTTGACGTTTTGTTTGCCCAAACGGCACGACAATATAGCTTACTGACAACGGTAATTATTGCCAGCAGTTGGCTATTGCTGCGGTGGGTCAGACAGGTTACGTGGCCACGTTGGACTTGGTACATGCTGAGTGTGGCGATCGGGCTATATGTGCATCCATTTTTTGCATTAACGATAATAGCGCATAGTACTTATATTCTACTCATGGCAATCCAGGGTCAGCCATGTCAGACACCCCCCCAAGTAGAATCTCTTTATCCTCAGTCCAGTCATCAGCCCGGTGTAGAAGCCAGTCATTCATCTCCCTTTCGATCGAGTGTTGCTCGCGGTTTATCCAGGATAATCACCTGGATAACGACCTGGCGCTGGTCATTCATGGGCCGGTTTTTGCTGGCGATCGTAGCCGCACTGGTGCTGTATTTTCCCTGGATTTTGGTTCTATCTGGAAACTATCAACGAGCGTCAGCAACCACAAATTGGACACGGGCCGAAGTTGGGTTCGATTATTTAGCAAAATTGTGGACGCTCAGCTTCACGGCCTTGTTCAACGATATTGATTTTGGCTTTAATAATTTTTTGACTTATCTATTCCGATTACCTCATCTGTTATTGATTCTCGTAGCGCTCTACGCCGTTTATCGCTGGACTGCAAAATCAGCCAAATGCTTTATTCTCACATCAGTGTTTGTCCCATTCCTATTGTTGGTGCTTCCCGATCTGCTGTTGGGTGGCAAACGATCGGCGGTGAGTCGTTATTTGATTGCCTCGTATCCAGGGGTACAGTTAGCCGTGACCTGTTTGATCGGAATGGGGTTGAATCACATTCGATCGTCTGTGCAGCGATTTTGGCAATGGGCCCTTTGTGTCTCTCTCATGATCAGCATCATCTCCTGCGGTATCAGCGCTCAAGCTCAAACCTGGTGGAATAAAGATCTCAGCTATTACAATGCCGAGGTGGCAGCACAGGTTAATGCGGCGGCTCAAACAGCTTCACCAGTCGTAATTAGCGATATGGGTGATGATTTCACCAATATGGGTGATTTGATTTCACTCAGCTACGAGCTTCAAGATACAGTGCGCTTGTTATTGGTCAGTCAACCACCTGATTTTAGCCAGCTTCCTGATACTGATTCTATCTTTGTTTGGCGGCCTTCCCAT